A stretch of DNA from Triticum dicoccoides isolate Atlit2015 ecotype Zavitan chromosome 2A, WEW_v2.0, whole genome shotgun sequence:
ATGAGGGAGAAAGACCTGATTTCCTGGGGGTCCATTATTGCAGGGTTTGCACAGCAAGGGTGCGAAATGGAGGCGTTGCAGATTTTCAGGGAGATGATTGCTGAGGGGCTGCATCATCCTAATCAGTTCCATTTGGGAAGCGTGTTTAGGGCTTGTGGGGTTCTGGGTAGTTTGGAGTATGGGAAGCAGATTCATAGCTTGTCTGTGAAGTATAGGCTGGACTGTAACTCGTATGCAGGTTGTTCATTAAGCGACATGTATGCCCGGTGCAAGAAATTGGAGTCTGCAAGGAAAGTGTTTTATGGGATTGATGCTCCAGATTTGGTTTCTTGGAATTCAATAATCAATGCTTGCTCTGTTGAGGGTCTCCTTAGTGAGGCTATGGTACTGTTCTCTGATATGAGAGACTCTGGCCTCAGGCCTGATGGCATTACCGTTAGGGGCTTGTTATGTGCGTGTGCGGGCTGTGATGCTTTACAACATGGAAGATTGATCCACTCTTACTTGGTCAAAATGGGTTTGGATGGGGATGTCTCAGTATGCAATTCTTTACTCAGCATGTATGCGCGGTGTATGGATTTCTCCTCTGCGATGGATGTTTTTCATGAGACAAAAGATCGTGATGTTGTCACCTGGAACAGCATTCTCACTGCATGTGTACAGCACCAGCATCTGGAAGTAGTCTTTGAGTTGTTCAACCTTTTGCAGAGGTCGGTGCCGAGTCTGGACGGGATCAGTTTAAACAATGTTCTGAGTGCTTCTGCCGAGTTGGGTTACCTTGAAATGGTGAAACAGGTCCATGCATACACCTTCAAAGTAGGTCTGGTGAACGATACAATGCTGAGCAATGGTCTAATTGATACCTATGCTAAATGTGGAAGTTTAGATGATGCCGCAAAGCACTTTGAAATGATGGGCACCAACTGTGACGTGTTCTCTTGGAGCAGTTTGATTGTTGGCTATGCCCAATCTGGTTATGCAAGGAAAGCACTTGATTTATTTGCGAGGATGAGAAACTTGGGAATCAGGCCAAATCATGTAACATTTGTTGGGGTTCTCACAGCATGCAGCCGCGTCGGCTTTGTCGATGAAGGCTGCTATTACTACAGTATTATGGAGCCTGAACATGGCATTCTTCCAACAAGAGAGCATTGTTCATGTGTCATTGACTTGCTATCACGTGCTGGGAGACTAACTGAGGCAGCAAAATTTGTTGATCAAATGCCATTTGAGCCCGATATTGTGATGTGGAAGACCCTGCTTGCTGCTAGCAAAACACATAATGACGTGGAGATGGGAAAGAGGGCAGCAGAAGGCGTTTTGAATATTGATCCTTCCCATTCTGCTGCCTATGTCTTGTTGTGCAACATATATGCTGCTTCTGGTGATTGGAATGAGTTTGCAAgattgaag
This window harbors:
- the LOC119355844 gene encoding pentatricopeptide repeat-containing protein At3g53360, mitochondrial-like produces the protein MQNPNGTILQLYHSGRLSAALHAFQSLPSSPAPAPLSAATYAALVAACSRLRSLCQGRLVHHHLIASPDAGLARNTVLNNHLITMYGRCAAPDSARLVFDEMPAKNPVSWASVIAAHVQNRRSTDALVLFSLMLRAGTAPDQFALGSAVRACAELGDAVVGRQVHAQAMKSETGNDLIVQNALVTMYSKSGFVGDGYLLFTRMREKDLISWGSIIAGFAQQGCEMEALQIFREMIAEGLHHPNQFHLGSVFRACGVLGSLEYGKQIHSLSVKYRLDCNSYAGCSLSDMYARCKKLESARKVFYGIDAPDLVSWNSIINACSVEGLLSEAMVLFSDMRDSGLRPDGITVRGLLCACAGCDALQHGRLIHSYLVKMGLDGDVSVCNSLLSMYARCMDFSSAMDVFHETKDRDVVTWNSILTACVQHQHLEVVFELFNLLQRSVPSLDGISLNNVLSASAELGYLEMVKQVHAYTFKVGLVNDTMLSNGLIDTYAKCGSLDDAAKHFEMMGTNCDVFSWSSLIVGYAQSGYARKALDLFARMRNLGIRPNHVTFVGVLTACSRVGFVDEGCYYYSIMEPEHGILPTREHCSCVIDLLSRAGRLTEAAKFVDQMPFEPDIVMWKTLLAASKTHNDVEMGKRAAEGVLNIDPSHSAAYVLLCNIYAASGDWNEFARLKKAMTSSGVKKSPGKSWVKLKGELKVFIVEDRSHPESEEIYTMLDIVGMEMIKAGYVPKLPCQYTSFDHTNSDLSDEEMVMEYG